The nucleotide window TCTGCCTCCGCGGCTCTGGGATCCCCTGCTGTGCGCCGCGCGATAACAGCAGATGGTGATAAGCAAAGGGCtaagggcctgggctggggcgggggggggggggtgtgtgtgtgtgtgggggggtgggtggtgatCATTACCCCAGGCGGAACACTCCTGGGGGCGGGAGAGAAAGGGGTGGACTCTGGGAGTCTGGGGGTCAGCAGGCCCCCAGAGATCAAGGAGGTCGTGGGGGGAATAGGGACTTTGCTGCCTCTGCCAGCAGAGACGCGACCCAGACTCCTTGGGTAGAACTACGAAGGCAGGTCCTCCGGCGGTGCCAGGGCCGAGCTGGAGCCGCTGTCCAGGCCGGGGCTTGGAGGGCTGCCGGGCGAGGGCGTGGCGGTGCAGGGGGTCCCAGAGAGTGGTGTGTCGGTGCTCAGGGAGGAGGGCGTCCCGGAGCGCGGGGCCCTGCGGGGCCTAGCAGGCCCCAGCTCCACTCGCCCCACTCGCTCGGCGAACTTGAGCGAGCACACGGTCTCGCCGAGATCCTCCGGCCGCGTGGAGACCTGCGGGGAGCGGCGCTGGTGGGCGGGCCCGGGTGGGCGGCGCCTGGCATGCAAACAACCCTCCCGCGGGGCCGCGGCCGCCTGGCCCCACCTGCAGCAGCAGCACAGCGGTGGCGCCGGGGCCCAGTGCGGGCTGTAGCAGGCGCGTGAGCTGCGAGTCGCGGAAGGGCACGTGTGGCCGGCGGGCCCGCAGTGCGGCCATCACTCCTCCCAGCGCCAGCAGCGAGCGGTTGATGGTCCGAGCCTCCCGCAGACGCTGAGCGCCGTCCCTGTCTTCATGCGACGTGCCGGCCGCCCCTGCCTTCCAGGCGCGCTCGGACCCTGCCAGGTCCACTAGGTGCAGCGTGCCTGCAGAGGCGAGAGAGCCCGGCGTGGAGGGAGGCCCGGTCTCGGGTGCAGCGAAGCCCCCCGCACGACTCAGACGCCGAGATACCTGCGGTGCCGGGACCGCTTGATGGGGACGCCGTGCGCAGCGTCAGCGTGACCAGCGCGTGCGAACGAGAGCTGTGCTGGTTCATGGCTGTGGCGGCGGTGGCCCGGTTGCTCCTCCCCAGGTTCAGCATCTGGAGGACGGAGGACAGGGCTGGCCTGCTGCGGCGTCCGCGGCCCAGGTGGGAGTACAGGGCGGGGGCTTGGAGGACTGCGCAGCCCCACCGAGCAGCCTCACCTGGTGCAACGACTCCAGATTGGGCACGTCCCAGTGGGTGAGGCCAGCCACCTGGATCCCCCCCTCGCCTGCTGGGCCCTGCCTCACTGCCAGGCGCTGGGGAGGCCCTGGGGCTAGGAGGTCCCTGGCGAAAAAGGGGAGGGCTCTGTTGGGGGTTCTGGGGGGCGGAGCCAGAAGTTGGGGCCCGGGGCGGGGAGGAGGCACCGTTTGCGGCCCTGACCTGACAGCCTCGTTGTAGATCTCCACCATGCTGAGGGTCACGTGGTGCTGTCCCCCTGTTCCCATCTCCCGGAACAGTGACTGCAGCGCCCTAGGAGCTATGCCAGGGTCCTCAGGCGGGCCCTGGGGACGGGGTGAGGTGCCTCATCGGGCTCAcatcccagcccctggccccaggAGCCACCCAGACTGCCCCCTTTCCCACCTCCATGCTGTAGGTCTTTCCCGTCCCTGTCTGACCGTAGGTGAAAATGCAGACACTGTAGCCTCCGAGGCAGGACAGCACAGCCGACTCCAGCTCCCTGAAGACCTAGGGGTAGGAGGGGTTGGGAGGGGCCCTAAGCTCCAGGACCTGGGGCAAGGTGTGAACAAAACTTGATTCCCCTGGAAGGAGGCTGGCTCTAGGGGAGCACAGTGGAAGAGGGGATCTCCCAACAGACAGGTGAGGCTCCctggagaaggtggcatttgccagaatttgccaggcaaagggaaggGACGTGACAGGTAGGAGGAACAGGCGATGCAGAGTATTGGAATCCTGACAATTGACTGCTTGGAAGGCTGGGGGTGTAGCAGTCAAGAGCCCAGACCCTGGGCTTCATGGCCAAGTTCAAACCCTGGGTGTGACTGGAGGCAAGTCACTCATCTTGCCCTCTGTGAGATGAGGACTGTAGTGGCacctgttgtgaggattaagtgagaatgTGGACCAAGAGGACTAGTGCAGCACTTGGCACGTGAAAGATGAACCCAGAGAGTCCCATGTGTGGAGGTTGGTGGGCAACCAGGATCCTGGAAGTCAGGCCctgggagggtggagagaggcAGGTGAAGGGGAGATGGAGCTGGGACTTGCGTCCTGTTGGCAGCTGGACACCAGCAGCAGCCTCTTGAGCAATGACACAGTCGGCCAGCTTTTGTGCCCAGAAGGTGGCGGGTAACTACTGGGCTGTCAGATCTCTTTGAAATTTTGGTTGCCAGCTACGAGGGCAGAGTCCAGAATTGCCAGTGAGGTTGCTAAGACTCCATGACTAGAAAGGAGCATTGGGGGCGCTATTGCAGACAAAGATAGGGACTACAGGTGAGGGAGCCCAGTAACAGAATCCTTTAGCTCTTTCAGCCAGAATTGGAGGACCCTGTCTAGGAAGGCTACCCAGAAGGCAGTAGACAAGGGACCCCTGTTCAGGGCTGCAGTTGGGATGGAGACTGAAGACAGGGTGGGGGTGGTATGGGGGGTAAATAGAGGTAGGTGGAAAACAGCTGCAGTGCCCcaaaaagtgggggagggagtaCCTGCCAGGCACTCTCATCACAGTCTGTCCCCGTGAGGCCAGCACAGGTCTGGGTCTCTGAAAGCTCTGCCCCTCGCCTCACCCCCTCCCAGCTCTCAGCCTTGTTTCCTGAGCTCTAGTTGCAAGTTGGTGTGCAGTGAAGATAGTGTGCGGGAAACAAGGCAGCGGGGGGCTGGGGTTGGAAGCTCACCTGTGCCCCCCACTCCCCTTGGCCACAAAGCAAGGAGAGCTACCCACCCTCAGAGCTGACCATCTCTGGACCCTGGGCCAGGGGAGTGGGCAGCCAGTGAAGCCTGCAGGAAGGAGGTCACAGTACTGACCTCACAACAACAGCAGCACCCCAGCCATGCTCCACAGCCCCCTGAGTAACCATCACCTCAAACatgttcattttcctttgtttcctggCACAAAGTTACTTTTGAAAATGTTAATCTTCCTGTTTAAGCCATAAAGTCTGTCTCCCCCAGCCTGTAGAGTTTGGTGGGGGGATGCAAAGCGGAAACCCTGGAAAGAAAGTAGGTGCCCAGCTAGAATACCAGTCCTGCCTCCCAGACCCTCcggctcccttcccttccctgctggAGTCCTGCCGCCCTCTCTCCTGGGAGGGCAGACAGACAGGGAGCCTCCTCTGGTCTCCAGGGAACTCTGAGTGACAGGCGACACAGGTGAAAGGGTGGAGCATCACCTCCTCCTGGCTGGCGTGTGGAGGGAAGACCCAGTCCAGGCGGAAGCGACGCTGGTGCCCTCGATAGCAGGTGGTGACAGTGCCACCCGGGCCGGGCTCTAAGCTCACCAAGCTGGAGGGTGTCCCTGGCCTCAGCCGACAGAGCACACGGATGTTTCCTGGGGTGGAGATCAGGTCAGGGGGCTGCCTCCCAGATCCTGAAGCGTGGAAAGCCTCCACGTCCCCCACCTCTGCCGCCCCAGCCCTTTGCTCCCCAAGCCTGCCATACCCTTGAGCTCCAGCGGCCGCCCTGGGCATCCAGTTGGGGGCTCCTGCTGTGCCTCCAGGAGCTgagtcccagccccacccgctgACAGTGCCCCCAGGGCCCACGATACCtgggggcacagagaggtgaggaaggggaAGGCAGTGGGAAGAGAGCAACGGATGGGGTGCTGAGGGCAATATCCACCACGTGGCCCCCAGCTGTGGGGATCCACAACTTTCAGTGGCTTCAGACCCTTGGGGCATCATTCAGTGGGCCTGGGATGGAGCTCAGGGACCCGAGGAGAACCGTGGGCTTCCTGGCAATCCTGTGAGGGATTCACCGTCACCCCAGTTTGCACAGAACACAGTTGTTCTGGTTCCAGAACCTAAGATTTGCAGTAGACGAGACAAGACCCTGGGactggaaaggaagggagagcagGGGTTCCCCAAGGGAAGGCCAGTGACGAGGCTGCACAGAGAACAAGTGCAAGGGAGGCGAGTGAGGGGTCCTGACCTGGCCCCGGGCTTCGCTCAGCGAACCCTGGCAGCTCTGGGTAAAGGTGCTGACCAGTCCTCGGAGGTCCCCACAGCCCTGACGCAAGCTGGCCATGCGAGCACGGAGTCCTGGGGGCAGGAAGGCTGTTGTGAGGGAAAGCCCAGACCCCACAGCCTTCCCATGAGCTCTGGAGCCCCAGCCCTCACCTGCCAGCTGCGCGCGCATCTGCTGCAGCTCCCTCCTGCAGTTCTGCTCCGTCTCCTGCTGGAGCTGCCGGAGGGCCCCCCGGAGGCCCTGCAGCTGCGCCTCCTGCACCCCTAGCTGCCCCACCCAACCCCAGCCCTGTCACTGAGGAAACAGGCACTTACCAGGCTCTGCCTCAGACACCCCCTGCCCAGAGCCCCAGACTTCCCGGCCCCTGGGCCCAGAGCCCACCTGGACTCGGAGAGCTTCCGTGGTGTCCTGGGCCTCTTGAAGCCGGCCCCGGAGCTCCAGCAGTGCCTCTGCCTCCTCCTGCTCCTGCAAGGGGAGTGGCGGCCAGCTGAACTATGGAGCCAGGAGGAAACTCAGGGAGGGGCACTCcagctgccccattttacagatgagaaagtcaAGTCGACAAGGGCTCACAAAGCTGGTCACACATCCATGCCTCCCAATTCCATGCAGGGCTCCTTTCCCCAAGTCTCTCTGCTCTCCTGGAGTCAGTCACTGGGAGAAACCATGGACTGAAAGGAGGAGATTCTCCCATGAGCATCAGTCTCCTTGACGGGGCTACCATGCATTTGCCGCCCACAGTCCAGGCCTCAGGTCTGAAGGGTCAGAGGGGGCTCCCTGCCTCTGCTCCAGCGAGCACAAGGTCCTGAGGAAGCCCAGGCAGTGTTGCTAGAGACCAGGGTGCAGGAGCCCCGGGCTGCAGGGACGGTAGCAGCTAAGGAGCAGGATACCTGGGGGGCCCTGTTGGGGGGGGCGGGGCCCCAGTGCAGCAGGAGGTCCCGAGTAAGGCTCAGGCTCTGTTTCAGGGCCTTGTTTTCCAGAGTCAGATGCTGAACCCTTTTCTCCGAGTCTGTCGCCCCCTGGGAGAGAAGGAAGCACTCAAAGCTCACCTGGAGGCTGAGACCCTCTCACGTCCCCCTTGTCCAGCCCCGACCCCAGCAGCCTCACCACTCCCACACGCAGCTGGCCCAGCTCCTTCTCCTGCAGTTCCAGCTGCTGCTTCAGCTCCTCCAgctggaaaggaggaaagagcacCGGGTGGAACGCCTCCTTCCAGGCCCCTCCcagaccccccaccccccccactgcCTCCTGGGCCCCTCACCTGTCCAAGGATGAGCTGTTCCAGCCGCTGCCAAGCCCTCTGGTCCTCCTCTAACTGAGGAGGCTGCTGCCCCTGGGCCTCACCCCTTGGTGAAACGGAAGGGCTTTCTTCTTGGGATGGGGATCCTGGGGTGGGGTGGACCCAGTTAGGACAGAAGAGCTCTCTGGCCTGAAGGAAGGGACACCTCACATCTGGCTGCTAGGGTTCTGGTGGGCGTCACTCCCTGAACAAACTCCCTCTTCAACTCACTACTCCTTACGCACCAGCAGGAGTGGGGGGCTGCACCCCTGAGGCTGGCTGCGTCGCCTGGGGCAGGACCTGCCTCCCCCTGGGGCTCCGAATCCATGCCAGGAGGGCCAAGAGCTGACCGGTCACCGTCAACAGTGGGGGAACATCACCAGGctgggaaagaaatagaaatcaaagtggaaaaggATGGGGATCGGGTGGAGAGAATACAGGAGTATGGATGGAAATCAGTAGGCCTGAAAACACAGAACAGGTGGCTGTAGAAATCTCAACTCTGCTTACCTTGCTCAGGTCGGCAGAATTCCCGAAGCTCTCTTCCGCCCCCAGCTGGACTGAGAGGAACTCCGCAAGACGCACGAGAGCCTCTTCCAGTGAGACCTCGGCCGGACGGCCCTCCGCTGCCCCTCCCGGCCCATCCTCGGACTCCGAGCAGCCTGCGAGGGAGTGGGACGGGTAGGCATGCTGGGTCACGTGTCGGATGCAAGGCCACTAGCCGGCACCTGCCAGCTCCCTCCCTTCCAATGAGGGCACGAGCACCCCCTGCATCTCTCGGACGGCGGCGCTCCCTCGTTGCCCCGGGAGACGCAGCACTCCCGATGCACCAACAGTACCTACCGACCAGGCCGGTCAGCTCGGTCCACAGCTCTGCGGTGGGCTGGTCGGGGCGGCGGCGACCCCCGGGCTTGCAGCAGGCACTCTAGGGAGGGAGCGGGGGGGAGCCCCTGAGGCGAGGCCAGGCAGCCCATGGGGCTCCCTGCCTCCGAGAACTGAGCCCGAGGGGTTGGAGCCGGGCTCTCATCTTCCAACACCAGAGACGGGGTCCTCGGCACGGCCCCTCCCCCGCGTCAGCGCCCCGGGACCTACGCAGCGCCGGCCTGCAAAACCGTTCTCCGGAAGGGGGTCGCCGGCCGAGCTGCGCCCGCCCCCGCTCACCTGGGCGGGGTTCCCAGGGTCGGCGGCCGCCGCGGCCCCGCCATCCCTGCGAAAGAGGCTGTAGAAGATGTAGATGAGCAGCGAGTAGAAGGCGTACATGAGAGCGCGGGGCGGCAGAGGGCCCCGCTTCGCGCCGCCCCGCGTCCCCGCGCCCCAACTCCGCGCCCGCCCGCTGCAGAGCCCGTGCGCATGCTCTGGCGGCCGCCCCCTCGGCACGGCCCCGCACCTCCTCTTCCAGAATCCCTACGGGTCCTCTGCGAAGGACCCCCGCGCGGCTGTACCCCCTCAGAGCCTTCTGCCCTCAGGTGTCTAACCTTTTCTTCCCTCAAGCCCCTTTCTCGGCCCCTCCCCTCACCGCCGCTTCCACCAAGCGCTCCCCTCTCCGgccctcccctcccgccccttCCTCCGACCCCTCCCCTCCGCCTCCTTCTCGGCCCCTTCCTCCAACGCCTCCCCgcaccgcccctcccctcccctcaatacccttcccctccccgccccttcaccggccccgccccctcctcaaCCCCTCTCCTTAACGCCCCTTCATCCAACTCCGCCCTACGTCCTTCTCGGCCCCTTCTTCCAACCCCTCCCCTCAATGCCCCTGTCCTCACAGCACCTTCCCCcaatccctctccccctccccgacCCCTCCCTCACCACTCCTTCCTCAGACCCTCCCCTAGAAGCCCCTCTTCTCGCCACCCTTTCCTCGGCCCTTCCCCTCATCGCCCCTTCCTccaaccccgccccgccccgccccttcctccaacccccgccccgccccttccTCCGACCCCACCTCTCACTGCCCCTCCCCTCATGGCTCCTTCCTtgagccccttccctccccccaaaccAGCGGGCGTGTGCGTCCATTACCAAGCAGACACCCCCTCCTCCTAGCCCCGCCCATTCTTACAACCCAGTCTTGCTCTCCTCCACGCCCGCgacgccccggccccgcccccccccggCCGCTCTAGCCTCCGCTCCTCTCGTTGGTTGGCGCGGGACCGTCGCACACCCGGCGCGGGAGGCGGAGCGGCAGCCAGAGGGCGGCGCGGTGGGCTGATTTGGGTCTCTCGCTCGCCGCTGCGCCGGGGTCGCGCAGCTCAGCGGTCTCTGAGTGCTTGCGCCGTCGCTCTTTCCGGGCCGGGTTCCGAGGACGGCGCCTCCCCGAGCGCAGGGCCCTGCGCccctctcccccaggccctgcGCCGACTTGGGTTCCAGGACGCCAGAGCTAACGCCCACCCAGTCCAGGCCCCGCACCGTCTTTTCCCGGCGGATATAGGTTCTTCTTCCCCAACGTTGTGTCCAGTGGCCTCAGGGCTCCTGCGAGTTTCGGATGAGCCCATAACAATATTTAGAAATGGGGTTCTGGAACCTGGGAATTCTGGAGAGACACCCCTAGGGCCCCTTGTCGCCGGCTTCTACGTTCTTCTCCAAAGTTGAGGATCCCTTTCCCATTCCCTCAAACTCACTACCGCCCGAGGTGTCATGGCCCCCAGGCCAGGGCGCGAGTGGAGCTCCGCCCTGTCCCACCTGGCGCTGGGATCAGTGTCTCTGCATGCAGCCCTGAGCACTGCCCAGGTGAGTACGCTGGGGCCGGGCAGGGGCGTAGCCCACTCCCAAATCCCTAGAGGGTGGTGGGAGGTAAGTGTGGGGGCCCGACTTCTGTGAGACCTTCAGACCCTTCCCTGTTTAAAGGGAGGTCCTGGCCTCTTTTTCCCACATCTCCCTTCCCTGTGTTGACAGGCAAATCGAGGGGCCGCTGCTGGCTTCCTGCTCCAGGCCCTGGCTGCTGCCACCATGCTGGCCCCAGGGCTGGGCACAGATGAAGACTGTCTTGCTGGAGCCTGGGTGGCCACTGTCATTGGCCTGCCTCTCCTGGCCTTCGATTTCCACTGGGTGAATGGGGACTGCTCTTCCGCCAACCTGCTCCTGGGAGGAGGCATGGTGCTGGCAGTGGCTGGTGAGCACCTTGGTGCTGAGGGCCGCTCTGTGGCTGGGCAGGCAGTGGTGCTGGTGGTCGCAGTGACCATCCTCATTGTGGCTGTTTTCACGACCAACACTTATGGAATGTGGGGGGGGGTGATGCTCGGCGCCGCAGGCCTCCTGAGCCGGTTGGAGGAGGACAGACTGCTGCTGCTGCCGAAGGAGGACGTCTGTCGCTGGGCCCTGGCCGGAGGCAGCTGGGCCTACCACCGGGCCCTGCACACACAGCGCCTGCAGTGGGGGTGATGGTTGGGGACGGCAAGGCGAGGCTTCTGCCCTGGCTATCACCTTCCCCTCATAGGCCTGCTCCTAGGGCCTCCTCCTCTAGGGAGAGACTCTCCTTCCACCGAAGCCAGCTTGCGGCAGAGTGACTGGTCAGGGGGCAGAGTCTGGGCACTATCTCCTTCTCTAGCGCAGTGTGAAGACTTGCCTAGACCAAAATGAGGGGGACTGGGTCCCGGGCATGTTTTGGGGCCTGATTCTGGGCAGGCCATAGTTGTGGATCCAGAGAGAGGCTTGGTCTCCAATAAACCTTAGGGATTTAGCAGGAATATGGACTCTGCCTATTCTTGAGTCGGATTGAGAGCTCCTCCAGTGAGCTTTCTGAGGCTCCCAGGGCAGCAACTGGTTTCCCTGAGCAAAGGAAGGCAATGCGCTGCAACCAACCCTGGGGGCCTCACTCAACTTGGCCTGCCGGCACCTTTGTCAGGAGGGCCCCTGGACTGAGAAGATACAGGAGCCCTTGCTCTCCTGGAACACGGTGGAGTTCTGAATATCCTTGCAAGGTCTGGCTGGTGGCCCTATGGGACAGTGACCTTAACCGCCCGCCGGCTggtgtgggggcaggggagggccgTACCACAGCTGTTCCCGGAAATGTACATCCCCTCCCAGGGCTGACTCGACCTCTACCCGTTTGCCCACCGGCCTGTGCGAGGCAAGTCCTGATTTCCTAAGACCCTCGCTTTCCTCAGCGGACCCCTCTTCAGCTCCCAACCCCAGGGTTATGAAACGGGATTGGGCAGAGCAGTGGGTTAGATTCCGGGTCCAGAGTCCTCCCTTGGGGAGTGCCTGCACTCGCGTCCTGTGGAAGCACATCTCTTCCCGCACAGGAGGGAGAGGTGGCCGGCAGTTTCTCGCTCCGGCCAGCCAAGCCAGAGCCCCGCGCACGCTAGCCTGGGTGTCCGGGGACAAAGGCGCAGGCACATCTGGACGTGGGGGTCCAAGGTTGCCCTCCGTTCCGGGGCACCCAAGGCGTGTGGTCGCGGGCCAGACTGGCGGGGAGCACCGCGCTCACCCCTGACGCCAGGACTATTCGAGCCCCAAAGATCGCCCCTCAGCGGGTCGCCCGGGGCCCCGCCCACCTTATGCAGGGGCGGGCTCTCGCGCGCCCATTGGTTCTGGCCGTCGCGCTGTCTCCCCGAACGGCCCTCCCATTGGCCTCGCTCGGCTCACGTGATTGAGAGAACAAGGGGGCGTAGGCGGTGGCAGGGGGGATCGCACAGGGAAAACAAAGATGGCGGCCGCGCCGGGGTCGGTGGCCGCGGCGGCTGCGGGGCGACGCGCGGGCCGAACCCACTGAGGCGGCGGCGCAGGGAGCGGGGCTGCGGggtcgcggcggcggcggcgagagGGCGGAGGGAGTGCGCGGCGCCCCTAACCTCCAGCCGCGGGAGCGCGCCGGCACCCGCCCGCCGGGCCGGCCGGCCGCGATGTCCGGCGCCGAGGAGGCCGGCGGGGGCGGCCCGGCCGCGGGGCCTGCCGGTGCCGTgccggccggggccggggccggggtcgGGGCCGGGGCCGGAGCGTCTGCGGGGCCGGCGGCGGCGCTGGGCGAGGCGGCGGGGCCCGGGGTCCCAGACGAGGCGGGCCTGGCCAGCGCCCGGCAGTTGCAGGAGGCGGCGGGCGACCCCGATGCGCCGCCCAAGAAGCGGCTACGGGCGGCCGAGACggccgaggcggcggcggcggcggcggcggcgggcagcGGGAAGCTGGAGGAGCGGCTCTACTCGGTTCTGTGCTGCACGGTCTGCCTGGACCTGCCCAAGGCCTCCGTGTACCAGGTAGGGCCGCCGGCCAGACCCGGCTCGGCTCCAGCCCCGCCGCGGCCGGCCCCCCGGCACCGCGTCTCCTCGGAGGCCAGGCCAGAGCCCTGGGGCCCAGAGGTGGGACTCTGGCGCCTGTTCGGAAGCTCCTCATTCTCGTCCTCTGGGAACTTTCCTGTTTCGTGCTCTGAACCTCCTTTTTTCTCTCGTTGTGACTGCCCTTATTTCCTGATGGGAATCTCCTGTCTCCCACTTGGACGccccttttctttccagattccCCTGTTGCCCCTTTCTCAGCACTCCTCAGCCCACCCTCAAGCTGACCCCAGAGAAAGCTGGCGACAGATGCCCGTGCTCCTCCCCAC belongs to Balaenoptera ricei isolate mBalRic1 chromosome 17, mBalRic1.hap2, whole genome shotgun sequence and includes:
- the TMEM276 gene encoding transmembrane protein 276, yielding MAPRPGREWSSALSHLALGSVSLHAALSTAQANRGAAAGFLLQALAAATMLAPGLGTDEDCLAGAWVATVIGLPLLAFDFHWVNGDCSSANLLLGGGMVLAVAGEHLGAEGRSVAGQAVVLVVAVTILIVAVFTTNTYGMWGGVMLGAAGLLSRLEEDRLLLLPKEDVCRWALAGGSWAYHRALHTQRLQWG
- the KIFC2 gene encoding kinesin-like protein KIFC2, producing MYAFYSLLIYIFYSLFRRDGGAAAAADPGNPAQSACCKPGGRRRPDQPTAELWTELTGLVGCSESEDGPGGAAEGRPAEVSLEEALVRLAEFLSVQLGAEESFGNSADLSKPGDVPPLLTVTGQLLALLAWIRSPRGRQVLPQATQPASGVQPPTPAGSPSQEESPSVSPRGEAQGQQPPQLEEDQRAWQRLEQLILGQLEELKQQLELQEKELGQLRVGVGATDSEKRVQHLTLENKALKQSLSLTRDLLLHWGPAPPNRAPQEQEEAEALLELRGRLQEAQDTTEALRVQLGVQEAQLQGLRGALRQLQQETEQNCRRELQQMRAQLAGLRARMASLRQGCGDLRGLVSTFTQSCQGSLSEARGQVSWALGALSAGGAGTQLLEAQQEPPTGCPGRPLELKGNIRVLCRLRPGTPSSLVSLEPGPGGTVTTCYRGHQRRFRLDWVFPPHASQEEVFRELESAVLSCLGGYSVCIFTYGQTGTGKTYSMEGPPEDPGIAPRALQSLFREMGTGGQHHVTLSMVEIYNEAVRDLLAPGPPQRLAVRQGPAGEGGIQVAGLTHWDVPNLESLHQMLNLGRSNRATAATAMNQHSSRSHALVTLTLRTASPSSGPGTAGTLHLVDLAGSERAWKAGAAGTSHEDRDGAQRLREARTINRSLLALGGVMAALRARRPHVPFRDSQLTRLLQPALGPGATAVLLLQVSTRPEDLGETVCSLKFAERVGRVELGPARPRRAPRSGTPSSLSTDTPLSGTPCTATPSPGSPPSPGLDSGSSSALAPPEDLPS